A genome region from Arachidicoccus soli includes the following:
- a CDS encoding glycosyltransferase family 2 protein codes for MSWQSLFLSAFQYGLLIYSTLLLLFYVFIGIYSTKEIRHYILANQLSNDRDIVISSIVPGISVIAPAYNESQTVIDNVRSLLSVHYERLELIIVNDGSKDDSLEKLIAAYDLKKIPFYFNERIKTKPIRGIYKSSNPVFNKLIVVDKANGGKADALNAGINISSNPLIACIDVDCVMEQNALIKIVKPFLDTTTKRIICSGGVIRIANSCIIEDGRLIEINLPDQFLPRMQTLEYIRSFLLGRMAWSRLNGLLIISGAFGVFDKGIVIKAGGYDTRTVGEDMELVVRMRRYLEEQKINDYKVTYIPDPLCWTEGPSNYKILSRQRSRWTRGLVETLYAHRRMFFNPNYNLLGMLSYPFWFFYEFLAPIVETIGMFIFLIFCMLHMVRWSFFFQLLIFILSFGLLYSIFAILMEVLTYNQYKKKKNILSLVKTALLEPFVFHPYIVLSAINGLVGIYKQKKEWGDMARKGFQQKDSEVKLKK; via the coding sequence ATGAGTTGGCAGTCTTTATTTTTGAGTGCATTTCAATATGGATTGTTAATTTATTCAACCCTATTGCTCTTGTTTTATGTCTTTATCGGTATTTATTCTACAAAAGAAATACGTCATTATATACTAGCAAACCAACTTTCTAATGATCGCGACATCGTAATTTCTTCTATTGTTCCCGGGATATCTGTTATTGCACCCGCTTACAATGAATCTCAAACAGTTATTGATAATGTACGATCCTTGCTTTCAGTACATTACGAGAGACTAGAACTTATAATTGTTAATGATGGGAGTAAAGATGATTCCTTAGAAAAATTAATTGCTGCTTATGATTTAAAGAAGATTCCCTTTTATTTTAATGAACGTATAAAGACGAAACCTATAAGAGGTATATACAAGAGTAGCAATCCAGTCTTTAATAAATTGATTGTTGTAGACAAGGCTAATGGAGGGAAAGCAGATGCTTTAAATGCAGGTATAAACATTTCTTCAAACCCATTAATTGCTTGTATTGATGTAGATTGTGTAATGGAGCAAAATGCCTTGATTAAAATAGTCAAACCTTTTTTAGACACGACTACAAAACGGATTATATGCTCTGGTGGTGTAATACGAATTGCAAACTCGTGCATTATTGAAGATGGTCGTTTGATAGAAATAAACCTTCCAGACCAATTTTTGCCTAGAATGCAGACGTTGGAATATATTCGTTCATTTCTATTAGGCCGCATGGCTTGGAGTCGATTGAATGGGCTTTTGATTATTTCTGGTGCTTTTGGGGTTTTTGATAAAGGGATTGTCATAAAAGCAGGAGGATACGATACTCGTACTGTCGGGGAAGATATGGAGCTTGTGGTGCGTATGCGTAGATATCTCGAAGAGCAGAAAATTAATGATTATAAAGTCACCTATATTCCTGATCCTCTTTGCTGGACTGAAGGTCCTTCAAATTATAAAATATTATCTAGGCAAAGAAGCCGATGGACACGTGGTTTGGTGGAGACCCTTTATGCACATCGTCGCATGTTTTTCAATCCAAACTATAATTTGTTGGGAATGCTCAGTTATCCATTTTGGTTTTTTTACGAGTTTTTGGCCCCTATTGTGGAAACAATTGGGATGTTCATATTTTTGATATTCTGTATGCTGCACATGGTGAGATGGAGCTTCTTTTTTCAGTTATTAATATTTATTCTCAGCTTTGGACTTTTATATTCCATATTTGCGATTTTAATGGAAGTGCTGACTTACAATCAATACAAAAAGAAAAAGAATATATTAAGCTTGGTTAAGACTGCATTGTTAGAGCCTTTTGTATTTCATCCTTATATTGTGCTGTCAGCCATTAATGGTTTAGTAGGGATATATAAGCAGAAGAAAGAATGGGGAGATATGGCTCGTAAAGGGTTTCAGCAAAAAGATTCGGAAGTTAAACTAAAGAAATAA
- a CDS encoding HEAT repeat domain-containing protein, producing MTLISDSTPKYFFPVIDSITAFFWVLIIVMLLAALYIQSRKNNNDKLQNDIREFFIPLIGIVIYFEGGDQNELYEIPVDEIYLNALQNDQYKDWFLQELVEAEASLKGESAQNIRLLYEQLELHKISFSKLKSRKWYTKAKGIQELYLMRNKMYLSQILELTYHPNEYVRSEAQIGMVSLEGFKGLIFLDELVLPISTWNQIRLLNHLSDIPYQDFLNIEHWLGSSNESVIIFALRLIEAYHLFNYLEEVTSILSHRSIEVKLAALQSLQQVYDERTELKIVDYYIHFSQLSLKLKALETLGVIGADKSLNLLREEVKSNDADIQLAAARAIAVSSENGLQVLKSIFEVDESLNFEIIEHLKYELEA from the coding sequence ATGACTTTAATTTCAGATTCTACTCCTAAATATTTTTTTCCTGTAATAGATAGCATTACTGCATTTTTTTGGGTATTAATTATTGTCATGTTGTTAGCCGCCTTATATATCCAATCTCGTAAAAATAATAACGATAAACTCCAAAATGATATACGCGAATTTTTTATACCACTAATTGGTATAGTAATTTATTTTGAGGGGGGTGATCAAAACGAGTTATATGAAATTCCAGTAGATGAGATTTATTTAAATGCGCTGCAGAACGATCAATATAAAGATTGGTTTCTTCAAGAGTTGGTGGAGGCTGAAGCAAGCCTGAAAGGAGAGTCCGCTCAAAATATTAGGTTGTTATATGAACAATTGGAACTTCATAAGATTTCCTTTTCTAAACTTAAAAGTAGAAAATGGTACACCAAAGCGAAAGGTATTCAAGAGTTGTATTTGATGAGAAACAAAATGTATCTTAGTCAAATACTTGAATTAACATATCATCCGAATGAATATGTGCGTTCAGAAGCACAAATAGGAATGGTGAGTTTGGAAGGGTTTAAAGGGCTAATATTCTTAGACGAACTTGTATTACCAATTTCAACTTGGAATCAAATAAGGTTGCTGAATCATCTATCTGATATACCATACCAAGATTTTTTAAATATTGAGCATTGGCTCGGCTCTTCAAACGAATCGGTCATAATATTTGCATTAAGGCTAATTGAGGCTTATCATCTATTCAATTATCTAGAAGAAGTTACTTCAATCCTTTCACACCGGAGTATTGAAGTAAAATTAGCTGCGCTCCAATCTTTGCAACAAGTTTATGATGAAAGAACAGAATTAAAAATTGTAGATTACTACATTCATTTTAGTCAATTGTCTCTTAAATTAAAAGCTTTAGAAACTTTAGGGGTTATTGGAGCTGATAAATCATTGAATCTTTTAAGAGAAGAAGTAAAAAGCAATGATGCTGATATACAATTAGCTGCAGCTCGTGCTATTGCAGTCTCCAGTGAAAATGGATTACAAGTTCTGAAAAGTATTTTTGAAGTTGATGAAAGTCTTAACTTTGAAATTATAGAACATTTAAAATACGAATTAGAAGCATGA
- a CDS encoding response regulator transcription factor produces the protein MKILIAEDEPLLLKIIEMHLKKNNYEIIMATDGREAIRLIELHRPDIIISDILMPYVSGLEIIADVRQRLKSNAPIIVLSGLGQENTVVKAFKLGVDDYITKPFSPTELLARIRRLAGNNKNVNT, from the coding sequence ATGAAAATTTTAATAGCGGAGGATGAGCCTTTGCTCTTGAAAATAATAGAGATGCATTTGAAAAAGAACAATTATGAAATAATTATGGCTACTGATGGCCGCGAGGCTATACGTCTTATTGAACTACATCGGCCAGATATAATAATTTCAGATATATTGATGCCATACGTTTCTGGCTTGGAAATAATAGCAGATGTGCGTCAACGGTTAAAATCTAATGCACCTATAATAGTACTTTCGGGACTGGGTCAGGAAAATACTGTTGTGAAAGCTTTTAAGCTAGGGGTTGATGACTATATTACTAAACCATTCAGCCCTACTGAGTTATTGGCTAGAATTAGGCGTTTAGCAGGGAATAATAAAAATGTGAATACTTAA